A DNA window from Halorubrum sp. DM2 contains the following coding sequences:
- a CDS encoding translation initiation factor IF-2 subunit beta: MDYESSLDRAMEEVPDLGGSDERLSVPDPEAQKDGAFTRLTNLSGIADALSRDPEHVHSKIQQELGTAGQYEDGRARYSGNFRERDFQAAIDSYIESYVTCSECGLPDTRLETENRTPMLRCEACGAFRPVAKQNTQNTQRQEDAVESGNTYELEIVGTGRKGDGVAERGEYTIFVPGAQEGETVTAYIKNVSGNLAFARRES, encoded by the coding sequence ATGGATTACGAATCGAGCCTCGACCGCGCGATGGAGGAGGTCCCGGACCTGGGCGGCTCCGACGAGCGGCTGTCCGTCCCAGACCCCGAAGCGCAGAAGGACGGGGCGTTCACCCGCCTGACGAACCTCTCCGGAATCGCCGACGCGCTGAGCCGCGACCCCGAACACGTCCACTCGAAGATCCAACAGGAGCTCGGTACGGCCGGCCAGTACGAGGACGGCCGCGCCCGCTACAGCGGGAACTTCCGCGAGCGCGACTTTCAGGCCGCGATCGACTCGTACATCGAGTCGTACGTCACCTGCTCGGAGTGCGGTCTCCCCGACACCCGGCTGGAGACGGAGAACCGGACGCCGATGCTTCGCTGTGAGGCCTGCGGGGCGTTCCGCCCGGTGGCGAAACAGAACACGCAGAACACCCAGCGACAGGAGGACGCCGTCGAGTCGGGCAACACGTACGAACTCGAGATCGTCGGCACCGGTCGCAAGGGCGACGGCGTCGCCGAACGCGGCGAGTACACGATCTTCGTCCCCGGCGCACAGGAGGGCGAGACCGTGACGGCCTACATCAAGAACGTCTCCGGCAACCTCGCGTTCGCCCGCCGCGAGAGCTGA
- a CDS encoding Xaa-Pro peptidase family protein, with protein sequence MATRLPESAFEDRLAAVRDRLAATDADAATWVGATAIEYLTGFHHIQTECPVVLAVTDDRVEITVPRLEVERVSPNSRIDAVHDYFDYPGGEPVSVAVEMLNGLGVDAIAADADGPPGVMGYEGPAFSDSLDVETQSWVGRMRWAKSDDEVDLIRESAKWANLGHRYLADYSEPGAHPATVSQRASTDASRAMLDTLGDDYSVRVRGDGPVHAGYISGEETALPHGHTPNERLSEGDVLVTGATANVDGYRSELERTMFVGDYSDEQEHHFELMLEAQTLAIDALGPGVPVAEVDRVVWDYFEEQGVTELAQHHVGHNIGLGGHEPPYIDRGWGERYDGDDALIRPGHVYTIEPGLYTDEYGYRHSDTVAITESGTETLTNFPRDIDSNVV encoded by the coding sequence ATGGCCACGCGACTCCCCGAGTCGGCCTTCGAGGACCGGCTCGCCGCGGTCCGAGACCGTCTCGCAGCGACCGACGCCGACGCCGCGACGTGGGTCGGCGCGACCGCCATCGAGTACCTCACGGGATTCCACCACATCCAGACGGAGTGCCCGGTCGTCCTCGCGGTCACCGACGACCGCGTCGAGATCACCGTCCCGAGACTGGAGGTCGAGCGCGTCTCGCCGAATTCGCGGATCGACGCCGTCCACGATTACTTCGACTATCCCGGCGGCGAGCCGGTCAGCGTCGCCGTGGAGATGCTGAACGGGCTCGGCGTCGACGCGATCGCCGCCGACGCCGACGGACCCCCGGGCGTGATGGGGTACGAGGGCCCCGCCTTCTCCGACTCGCTCGACGTCGAGACGCAGTCGTGGGTCGGCCGGATGCGCTGGGCGAAGTCCGACGACGAGGTCGACCTGATCCGCGAGTCGGCGAAGTGGGCGAACCTCGGGCACCGCTACCTCGCCGACTACTCCGAGCCGGGGGCGCACCCGGCGACCGTCTCGCAGCGCGCGTCGACCGACGCGTCCCGCGCCATGCTCGACACGCTCGGTGACGACTACAGCGTCCGCGTCCGCGGCGACGGCCCGGTCCACGCAGGGTATATCTCCGGCGAAGAGACCGCGCTCCCGCACGGCCACACCCCGAACGAGCGGCTCTCCGAGGGCGACGTGCTGGTCACCGGCGCGACCGCGAACGTCGACGGCTACCGCTCGGAGCTGGAGCGGACCATGTTCGTCGGCGACTACTCCGACGAGCAGGAACACCACTTCGAGCTAATGTTGGAGGCGCAGACGCTCGCGATCGACGCCTTGGGTCCGGGCGTGCCGGTCGCCGAGGTCGACCGCGTCGTCTGGGACTACTTCGAGGAACAGGGCGTGACCGAGCTTGCGCAACATCACGTCGGCCACAACATCGGTCTCGGCGGCCACGAGCCGCCGTACATCGACCGCGGCTGGGGCGAGCGCTACGACGGCGACGACGCCCTGATTCGACCCGGACACGTGTACACGATCGAACCGGGACTCTACACTGACGAGTACGGCTACCGCCACTCCGACACCGTAGCGATCACCGAGTCGGGGACCGAGACGCTCACGAACTTCCCGCGGGACATCGACTCGAACGTCGTCTGA